A genomic window from Sulfurimonas sp. hsl 1-7 includes:
- a CDS encoding MqnA/MqnD/SBP family protein, with translation MLFGKIEYLNLLPFHIFIKRFVSSSQIKMGMEHKKNVPAKINYAFKKRRVDAAFISSIEAKKYKKVKLGIIARKDVKSVLVIPSRGAKKDVESATSNVLVNVLGLEGEVLIGDKALRYALKNDDYIDLAQLWNQRYSLPFVFAVLAFHKDKKIYKKIEKKFGQKRVRIPQYLLEKAAKNVGVEKTEVLEYLKLISYNLDQKAERGLQKFYKEASKVI, from the coding sequence GTGCTTTTTGGAAAGATAGAATATCTCAACCTTTTACCGTTTCATATCTTTATAAAACGCTTTGTATCCTCTTCACAAATCAAGATGGGTATGGAGCATAAAAAGAATGTCCCTGCCAAGATTAACTATGCATTTAAAAAGAGACGCGTTGATGCAGCTTTTATCTCCAGTATTGAAGCAAAAAAATACAAAAAAGTAAAACTTGGAATCATTGCAAGAAAAGATGTAAAAAGTGTATTGGTTATCCCAAGCAGAGGTGCAAAAAAAGATGTAGAATCTGCAACTTCAAACGTACTCGTAAATGTTTTGGGTCTCGAAGGTGAAGTACTTATCGGAGATAAAGCACTTAGATATGCACTCAAAAACGATGACTATATCGATCTTGCACAACTTTGGAATCAACGTTATTCCCTTCCATTCGTATTTGCCGTGCTTGCATTTCACAAAGATAAAAAAATTTATAAGAAGATCGAAAAAAAATTTGGGCAAAAGAGAGTGAGAATTCCACAGTATCTTTTAGAAAAAGCGGCAAAAAATGTCGGAGTGGAGAAAACAGAAGTATTAGAGTACTTAAAACTTATCTCCTATAACCTCGATCAAAAAGCCGAACGAGGACTGCAAAAGTTTTATAAAGAGGCATCAAAAGTTATTTAA
- a CDS encoding pseudouridine synthase: MAMRLNKYIAHYSTYSRREADRAIQDGYVRINGEIEMNPATQVEEGRDIVYVSGKQVSPKNKYTVIVYNKPKGELVTKSDPKGRRTIYDSLSKEFRHFIPVGRLDFASEGLLLLTDASHVATALMESDLERIYKIKIKGEVTPEMEDAMMNGLFLEDASAGAHSHSKIKEMEFKPFLGYKIQKNQPNYSILKVAIAEGKNRELRRFFAHFGAEVVDLKRLSFAEIELNNLPTGKTRYLTRSEYSALYKFLKEETKKQKERA, encoded by the coding sequence ATGGCAATGAGACTAAATAAATATATAGCACACTATTCAACTTACTCACGCAGAGAAGCTGACCGTGCAATTCAAGACGGTTATGTCCGTATCAACGGCGAAATCGAAATGAATCCTGCAACGCAGGTTGAAGAGGGGCGTGATATCGTTTATGTAAGCGGTAAACAGGTAAGCCCTAAAAACAAATACACAGTGATTGTGTATAACAAACCAAAAGGGGAACTTGTAACAAAGTCTGATCCAAAAGGGCGTCGTACAATATATGACAGCTTAAGCAAAGAGTTTAGACACTTTATCCCAGTTGGACGTCTGGACTTTGCAAGTGAGGGTTTACTGCTCCTTACTGATGCTTCACACGTAGCGACTGCTTTAATGGAATCAGACTTAGAGCGTATCTACAAGATTAAGATCAAAGGTGAAGTAACGCCAGAGATGGAAGATGCAATGATGAACGGTCTTTTCCTTGAAGATGCCAGTGCAGGTGCGCACTCTCACTCTAAGATCAAAGAGATGGAGTTTAAACCGTTTTTAGGGTACAAAATCCAAAAAAACCAGCCAAACTACTCGATCTTAAAAGTGGCAATCGCTGAAGGAAAAAACCGTGAACTTCGTAGATTTTTCGCACACTTCGGTGCTGAAGTAGTTGATCTAAAACGTCTTAGTTTTGCAGAGATCGAACTCAACAATCTTCCAACGGGAAAAACAAGATATTTAACAAGAAGTGAATATTCTGCACTTTACAAGTTTTTAAAAGAGGAAACTAAAAAACAAAAAGAGAGAGCCTAG
- a CDS encoding MoaD/ThiS family protein yields MVRVEFLGPIQKDAMELEIANLSELAPILQKDEELKEWLSNSAVAVNDTLVASLEHPLKDGDKVSLLPPVCGG; encoded by the coding sequence ATGGTACGCGTAGAATTTTTAGGACCAATACAAAAAGATGCCATGGAATTAGAGATCGCAAATCTAAGCGAACTGGCACCGATTTTACAAAAAGATGAAGAGCTAAAAGAGTGGTTAAGCAACTCGGCAGTTGCCGTAAATGACACACTTGTAGCTTCTCTTGAGCACCCTTTAAAAGATGGAGATAAAGTATCTCTTTTACCTCCAGTGTGTGGAGGCTGA
- a CDS encoding KpsF/GutQ family sugar-phosphate isomerase, protein MNYKTIAQETLNIEAQTLLKAAQNIDDVFDKAVEMILGCKGKLIVSGVGKSGLIGAKMAATFASTGTPSFFLHPTEALHGDLGMIGADDVVLAISYSGESEELSSILPHIKRFDVPLIGMTRNENSTLGSYSDLVIKIDVEKEACPLNTAPTSSTTLTLALGDALAVCLMKARNFQTTDFASFHPGGALGKKLFVKVKNLMQTQNIPVLGEDAQVKDAILSISQGRLGTVLIADKEDRLVALVSDGDVRRALLSENFSLEDNIMQYATLNPMTIDDEELLASDALVLIEEKKIQLLVITDKDKKIKGVLHIHSLIEKGIS, encoded by the coding sequence ATGAATTATAAAACTATTGCACAAGAAACATTAAATATCGAAGCACAAACATTACTAAAAGCTGCGCAAAACATAGATGATGTATTTGACAAAGCTGTTGAGATGATCCTTGGATGTAAAGGGAAGTTAATCGTAAGCGGTGTTGGGAAAAGTGGGCTTATCGGCGCAAAGATGGCTGCAACTTTTGCCTCTACCGGTACACCGAGTTTTTTCCTCCATCCGACAGAAGCACTTCACGGTGATCTTGGAATGATTGGAGCTGATGATGTAGTTTTAGCCATCAGTTACAGTGGTGAGAGTGAAGAGTTAAGCTCGATTCTCCCACATATCAAAAGGTTTGATGTCCCTTTAATCGGTATGACGAGAAATGAAAACTCAACACTTGGATCATACAGTGACCTTGTAATCAAAATTGATGTTGAAAAGGAAGCATGTCCGCTTAACACTGCTCCTACGAGTTCAACTACACTTACACTGGCACTCGGAGATGCACTTGCAGTATGTTTAATGAAAGCAAGAAATTTTCAAACAACTGACTTTGCCTCGTTTCATCCCGGCGGTGCACTTGGGAAAAAACTGTTTGTAAAAGTAAAAAACCTTATGCAGACACAAAACATTCCTGTTTTAGGTGAAGATGCACAGGTTAAAGATGCAATACTGAGTATTAGCCAAGGGCGTTTAGGAACGGTACTTATCGCAGATAAAGAGGATCGTCTTGTAGCCCTAGTAAGTGACGGAGATGTACGTCGTGCCCTGCTTAGTGAAAACTTTTCACTAGAAGACAATATTATGCAATATGCGACACTAAACCCTATGACTATAGATGACGAAGAGCTCTTAGCAAGTGATGCATTAGTGCTTATAGAAGAGAAAAAAATTCAACTGTTGGTTATCACAGATAAAGATAAAAAAATCAAAGGTGTATTACACATACACTCACTCATAGAAAAAGGGATCTCTTAA
- a CDS encoding ComEA family DNA-binding protein, with protein sequence MKFFLLLSLLTSLLFAVVDINTATVEELASLKDIGTKKAKKIIKYREEHGCFKDLKEFKKVKGIKKKTIKKNKGNIVVSECKKQ encoded by the coding sequence ATGAAATTTTTCCTTCTTTTATCGTTGTTAACAAGCTTATTATTCGCAGTAGTAGATATCAATACTGCAACTGTAGAAGAACTGGCTTCACTTAAAGATATAGGTACTAAAAAAGCCAAAAAAATTATCAAATACAGAGAAGAACACGGTTGTTTTAAAGATCTCAAAGAGTTTAAAAAGGTAAAAGGGATCAAGAAAAAAACAATAAAGAAAAACAAAGGGAATATAGTTGTTAGTGAATGTAAAAAACAGTAA
- the glp gene encoding gephyrin-like molybdotransferase Glp: MNLLSYETSQNMLELLQVNTSKFERVPLSDALDRILAEDIVAKYNDPQFPTASMDGYAVKHADLEKGELLVLGDNPAGNDEQREIKEGESIKTFTGSKMPAGADTLIQIENVTYEDGKIIINEPVNLGSSVRPIGESYQAGDVLIKKGTKIGYAEIGVLAGLNQVMVKVALRPKVAVVATGSEIVDLGEHSDNPAQIRSSNNYTLEALFKQAGAEVIQIGTAPDDKEQLMQTFESAINSADIVVSTGGVSVGDYDFVKDIVPRLGASVVFKGVAIKPGRHVMVAQREDKFVLALPGFPFSSTVTAILYALPLIAKMLGQAKPYEIVAAKLQEDFNKRSSFTEFTTCNVVIEEGEFFVNFQDKKLGSSAILTNMLNNSGLMISGEDDKKLEAGTSVNVILL; encoded by the coding sequence TTGAACTTATTATCGTATGAAACAAGTCAAAATATGCTTGAACTGCTTCAGGTAAACACTTCAAAGTTTGAAAGAGTCCCTTTAAGTGATGCGCTGGATCGTATACTTGCTGAAGACATAGTTGCCAAATACAACGACCCCCAATTTCCTACCGCTTCAATGGACGGATATGCAGTAAAACATGCTGACTTAGAAAAAGGTGAGTTACTTGTTTTAGGTGACAACCCTGCTGGAAATGATGAGCAGCGTGAGATCAAAGAGGGTGAATCTATTAAAACTTTTACAGGCTCAAAGATGCCTGCAGGTGCAGACACCCTAATCCAGATCGAAAATGTTACTTACGAAGATGGCAAAATCATTATTAATGAACCTGTAAACCTTGGTTCATCAGTTCGCCCTATCGGTGAGAGTTATCAAGCAGGTGATGTACTCATTAAAAAAGGGACAAAGATAGGGTATGCTGAGATCGGAGTACTAGCCGGATTAAATCAAGTGATGGTAAAAGTTGCACTTCGTCCTAAAGTAGCTGTAGTTGCAACGGGAAGTGAAATCGTAGACCTCGGTGAGCATAGTGACAACCCTGCACAGATCAGAAGCTCAAACAACTATACCCTAGAAGCACTTTTTAAACAAGCCGGAGCTGAAGTTATTCAGATAGGTACTGCACCTGATGACAAAGAGCAGCTCATGCAAACTTTTGAGTCTGCGATTAACTCAGCTGATATCGTTGTTAGTACTGGCGGTGTGAGTGTCGGTGATTATGACTTTGTAAAAGATATAGTTCCTCGTCTTGGGGCTTCTGTAGTTTTTAAAGGGGTAGCTATCAAACCTGGCCGCCACGTAATGGTAGCTCAGCGTGAAGATAAGTTTGTACTTGCTCTTCCGGGATTCCCTTTTTCATCAACGGTAACGGCTATTCTTTACGCACTTCCATTAATAGCAAAAATGCTAGGACAAGCAAAACCTTACGAGATTGTTGCTGCAAAACTGCAAGAGGATTTTAATAAACGTAGTTCGTTTACTGAATTTACTACTTGTAATGTTGTTATTGAAGAGGGGGAATTTTTTGTGAACTTCCAAGATAAAAAACTTGGAAGTTCTGCAATCCTTACAAATATGCTTAATAACAGCGGGCTTATGATCTCTGGAGAGGATGACAAAAAACTTGAAGCCGGAACTTCGGTTAATGTAATCTTACTTTAA
- a CDS encoding DUF3616 domain-containing protein, translating to MERWLSMYNNEATQQNVTANVKAKKRKTPNLVSTFFRNALRSNLDLTSLADTKAGILISLNGFILTVSVTASSFTVHSKLMTYAFISIILTSLGSIILAVLSVKPRTKNKLVNKEFLEDYHSLLYYQDMADMSPTEYHSSMNKALKSAKRSKTEMISHLHILGAEIKKKYFWLKYAYTFFSTGLILTASLIVYALMNESKRVANTQKEKEYFVGTFYNIFEPSGATTVEKNKVLIVEDESSSRPLKLITFDENNHVVEIGDLHIPKKIKKSFKKEIEDLEAITSDGNIVYAATSHSLNRSNEQKKAREKLLMFHYEDESIIDMEVYNHLKDELIALEPNLFGDKLLGYNAINIEGLTVDTTDNSLVLGFRAPLHNAKAIILAIKNPKELFTKNPPKPLFKEPLYVDLNGLGIRGIKYDEQKKGYWIIAGDAGQRTAKFQLYFLDQTTQKASLVKKDLDLGHSEGITIVENGAERFIFCVEDNGEQPNKAANYIKIGMDSL from the coding sequence ATGGAACGGTGGCTTTCGATGTACAATAATGAAGCGACTCAACAGAACGTTACCGCTAATGTAAAAGCTAAAAAGAGAAAAACACCTAATTTAGTATCTACATTTTTTAGAAATGCACTGCGTTCAAATTTAGACCTTACATCTTTAGCGGATACAAAAGCGGGTATCTTGATCTCGCTTAACGGCTTTATCTTAACGGTCAGTGTAACGGCTTCAAGTTTTACCGTTCATTCAAAACTTATGACTTATGCGTTTATCTCAATCATCTTAACCTCTCTTGGCTCGATCATCTTGGCTGTATTGTCTGTCAAACCAAGAACAAAAAACAAACTTGTAAATAAAGAGTTTCTAGAGGACTATCATAGTCTTTTATATTATCAAGATATGGCGGATATGTCCCCTACAGAGTACCACTCTTCAATGAACAAAGCTTTAAAAAGTGCCAAAAGATCAAAAACCGAGATGATAAGCCATCTCCATATTTTAGGTGCTGAGATCAAAAAGAAATATTTTTGGCTGAAATACGCTTATACATTTTTTTCTACAGGGCTTATACTCACTGCGTCACTCATTGTTTACGCTCTAATGAATGAGAGTAAAAGAGTTGCAAATACACAAAAAGAGAAAGAGTATTTTGTAGGAACATTTTATAATATTTTTGAGCCTTCCGGTGCAACAACCGTCGAGAAGAACAAAGTGCTTATTGTAGAAGATGAAAGCAGCAGCAGACCACTTAAACTGATCACATTCGATGAGAATAATCATGTAGTGGAGATAGGTGACCTGCATATCCCTAAAAAAATCAAAAAAAGTTTCAAAAAAGAGATAGAAGATCTTGAAGCGATCACGTCAGACGGCAATATTGTTTATGCAGCTACATCCCATTCGCTTAACCGTTCAAATGAGCAAAAAAAAGCACGTGAAAAACTTCTTATGTTTCATTATGAGGATGAATCTATTATCGATATGGAAGTTTACAATCATCTAAAAGATGAGCTTATTGCTCTTGAACCAAATCTTTTTGGAGATAAACTACTTGGATACAATGCAATCAACATCGAGGGGTTAACAGTTGATACAACGGACAACTCCCTCGTACTTGGTTTTAGAGCCCCTTTACATAATGCCAAAGCAATTATTTTAGCTATCAAAAATCCTAAAGAGCTTTTTACAAAGAATCCTCCAAAACCTCTTTTTAAAGAGCCTCTTTATGTTGATCTTAACGGACTTGGAATACGCGGTATCAAATATGACGAGCAAAAAAAAGGTTACTGGATAATAGCGGGGGATGCGGGTCAAAGAACCGCTAAGTTCCAACTCTACTTCCTTGATCAAACTACACAAAAAGCATCTTTAGTAAAAAAAGATTTGGATCTTGGGCATTCTGAAGGAATAACAATTGTAGAAAACGGTGCAGAGAGATTTATATTTTGTGTTGAAGACAATGGAGAACAGCCTAATAAAGCTGCCAATTATATTAAAATCGGGATGGATTCATTATGA
- a CDS encoding replication-associated recombination protein A: MDFASLLRPKTFDEIVGQEHLSSLGTPLRTLCEKGALGHSFFYGPAGCGKTSISRVIANVMDLPFYELNATSLKLEELRKIFAQYKNALQKPLIFIDEVHRLSKNQQEVLLPIMERNEALIIGASTENPFYSLTSAIRSRSMLFEIKAINNEALTKLLQRAIEKYDLELIDDAKEYLIASSGGDARAMLKLLEFATNISNVITLDTLRSLRPNALQAGSSEAGVHYDLASALIKSIRGSDADAAIYYLARLIDGGESADFIARRLVILASEDVGNANPQALTLTTSCLTSVSKIGYPEARIILAQAVIYLCASPKSNSAYKAINEALNSVQNGNIMNIPKNIQQNNANYLYPHDFGGYVPQQYLEYPQQFVEFKEIGYEKKMKEWLEAITKSV; this comes from the coding sequence TTGGACTTTGCATCACTTCTCCGTCCTAAAACCTTTGATGAGATCGTAGGACAAGAGCATTTAAGTTCTCTTGGTACCCCTTTAAGAACACTTTGTGAAAAAGGGGCATTGGGGCACAGTTTTTTTTACGGACCTGCAGGATGTGGAAAAACTTCCATCTCCAGAGTGATCGCAAATGTTATGGATCTCCCTTTTTATGAGCTTAATGCAACTTCACTCAAACTCGAAGAATTGCGAAAAATTTTTGCTCAATACAAAAATGCTTTACAAAAACCGCTTATTTTCATAGATGAAGTGCATCGTCTTTCCAAAAATCAACAAGAGGTACTTTTACCGATTATGGAGAGAAATGAAGCACTGATCATCGGAGCTTCAACTGAAAACCCTTTTTACTCTTTAACTTCAGCTATCCGTTCACGCTCGATGCTCTTTGAGATTAAAGCAATTAACAATGAAGCACTTACCAAGCTTCTTCAAAGAGCCATAGAAAAGTATGACCTAGAACTTATAGATGATGCAAAAGAGTATCTTATTGCAAGTTCAGGCGGTGATGCTAGAGCTATGTTAAAGCTTTTAGAGTTCGCCACAAACATCTCTAACGTTATAACACTGGACACACTCAGATCACTTCGTCCCAATGCGCTTCAAGCAGGAAGCTCCGAGGCGGGTGTACACTATGATCTTGCCTCAGCCCTCATTAAATCGATCCGCGGAAGTGATGCCGATGCTGCTATCTATTATCTTGCACGTCTTATTGACGGAGGTGAGAGTGCAGATTTTATAGCACGCCGCTTGGTAATACTTGCAAGCGAAGATGTAGGCAATGCAAATCCTCAAGCACTAACACTCACAACATCTTGTTTAACTTCTGTTAGCAAGATAGGTTATCCCGAAGCACGTATAATTTTAGCCCAGGCGGTTATTTATCTCTGTGCCTCACCGAAATCAAATTCGGCATACAAAGCGATCAACGAGGCACTTAACAGTGTACAAAACGGCAATATTATGAATATTCCGAAAAATATCCAGCAAAACAATGCTAACTATCTCTACCCACACGATTTTGGAGGCTATGTCCCTCAACAATACTTAGAGTATCCGCAACAATTTGTAGAGTTCAAAGAGATAGGATATGAGAAAAAAATGAAAGAGTGGCTCGAAGCGATTACAAAAAGTGTATAA
- a CDS encoding malic enzyme-like NAD(P)-binding protein, giving the protein MSKKKIDKEALDYHQYPQPGKISVEVTKAVDTQKDLSLAYTPGVAVPCLEIEKDPANAYKYTAKSNLVGVISNGTAVLGLGDIGALASKPVMEGKGVLFKKFSGLDAYDIEVDTKSVDRFCSVVSAIAPTFGGINLEDIKAPECFEIERRLVDELDIPVMHDDQHGTAVISTAAILNACEIANKDIEKLKIVVVGAGAAAISCARLYREVGVQNILMLDSKGLVHQGRSDLNDFKREFAVHNYMTHDEIFTNSDVIVGLSRPGTFHIEDVKKMCHNPIIFTLANPTPEIFPEETRAARPDAIVATGRSDYPNQVNNVLGFPFIFRGAMDVRAKKINTQMKLAASKALAELAKKEIPEYLHKIHDRELQYGKEYIIPSPFDKRLVLEVSAAVAQAAIESGSSTLKDFDIEEYKRELASRVK; this is encoded by the coding sequence ATGAGTAAAAAAAAGATAGATAAAGAAGCTCTTGATTATCACCAGTATCCACAACCTGGTAAAATCTCCGTAGAGGTAACCAAAGCGGTAGATACACAAAAAGATCTCTCCCTCGCCTACACTCCAGGTGTTGCCGTCCCCTGCTTGGAGATCGAAAAAGATCCGGCAAATGCATACAAATATACCGCTAAAAGTAATTTAGTCGGTGTTATCTCAAACGGTACTGCAGTTCTGGGTCTTGGAGATATCGGAGCGCTTGCTTCTAAGCCCGTTATGGAAGGTAAAGGAGTTCTTTTTAAAAAGTTCTCGGGACTAGATGCTTACGATATAGAGGTAGATACAAAAAGTGTTGACAGATTTTGTTCCGTGGTTTCTGCGATCGCACCTACATTCGGAGGAATTAACCTTGAAGATATCAAAGCGCCTGAGTGTTTTGAGATAGAGCGTCGTTTAGTAGATGAGCTTGATATCCCTGTAATGCATGACGATCAACACGGAACAGCCGTCATCTCGACTGCGGCTATTTTAAATGCTTGTGAGATCGCAAACAAAGATATCGAAAAACTGAAAATCGTTGTAGTGGGTGCCGGAGCAGCAGCGATTTCATGTGCAAGACTTTACCGTGAAGTTGGCGTGCAAAACATCCTTATGCTTGATTCAAAAGGGCTAGTACACCAGGGAAGAAGCGATCTAAATGATTTTAAACGTGAATTTGCCGTACATAACTACATGACACATGATGAGATCTTTACAAACTCTGATGTGATTGTCGGGCTTTCACGTCCGGGGACATTTCATATAGAAGATGTAAAAAAGATGTGTCATAACCCAATCATCTTTACACTGGCAAACCCTACTCCCGAGATTTTTCCGGAAGAGACACGTGCAGCTCGTCCCGATGCTATCGTAGCTACAGGAAGAAGCGATTACCCTAACCAGGTAAACAATGTTTTAGGATTTCCTTTCATTTTTAGAGGGGCTATGGATGTGCGTGCAAAAAAGATAAATACACAGATGAAACTTGCAGCTTCTAAAGCGTTAGCAGAGTTGGCAAAAAAAGAGATTCCTGAATATCTTCACAAAATTCACGACAGAGAGCTTCAATACGGAAAAGAGTATATTATCCCTTCCCCTTTTGATAAGAGACTTGTATTAGAGGTTTCAGCGGCTGTTGCCCAAGCAGCTATAGAAAGCGGTTCATCAACTCTAAAAGATTTTGATATTGAAGAGTATAAAAGAGAGTTAGCGTCAAGAGTTAAATAA
- a CDS encoding CotH kinase family protein has protein sequence MNVKNSKFLITKLLFITIVSIFLSACKSSNNVDKTPSFTGNIVDTQSWYALPLDSRMSITQSTAPVSGINSTLVDMDVYIPIPNSSLCVPWDDLTAPARPCTLDDVDHDIEGDDAYEPVLNATLSTGSFSGIGEFKIRGNYSRTLAQKSYSMRLDSDTALLDYQRKFQLNKHLSDSSRIRNKLAYDLIRTIPNLTSLKTQFVHLSVTDDVNGTIDYGLYTHVEALREEYLINRGWNKDDNLYNANNFLFDDWALENLQTDENGNPLNEANFNTFLEIKAGKDHHMVSEMLAAVNSNQNIDTVVATYFDRDNYITWIALNLVLGNQDVSYHNYFLYNPIYGKKFYFVPWDYDGAWSSTQYLGKAEYGIAVLMEVPLHRKFLRIQKNRDDVYAMAEKLRTDYITNTRMQELIDSYENSVLQAEPTISSWRIKAEELIPQVDTNIALYKSVIGHPMPFYERASYSNGVFSADWDVSEDFEGDAIVYDLNVSSDYDFNTTVLSVQGLSGLSYSNDTLGLTPGTYYMKVISREVGDSTHYQEAFNRLRDPADTKTIYGTVAFDVQ, from the coding sequence GTGAATGTAAAAAACAGTAAGTTTCTTATTACGAAACTTCTTTTCATCACTATTGTTTCAATTTTTCTATCTGCTTGTAAAAGTAGCAACAATGTAGATAAAACACCATCTTTTACAGGGAATATAGTAGACACACAAAGCTGGTATGCACTTCCTTTAGATTCACGTATGTCTATCACACAAAGTACTGCTCCCGTTTCAGGTATAAACTCTACACTTGTTGATATGGATGTATATATCCCTATCCCAAATAGCAGTCTGTGTGTACCATGGGATGATCTAACTGCCCCTGCAAGACCGTGTACCCTTGATGATGTTGATCATGATATTGAAGGGGATGATGCGTATGAACCTGTACTAAATGCAACTTTATCAACAGGTTCTTTTAGCGGTATCGGCGAATTTAAGATTCGCGGAAACTATTCAAGAACACTTGCTCAAAAATCTTATTCGATGAGATTAGATTCTGATACGGCTCTACTCGATTATCAAAGAAAATTTCAATTAAACAAACACCTCTCAGACTCTTCAAGAATTCGAAATAAACTCGCATACGATCTTATTCGCACTATTCCTAACTTAACAAGTTTAAAAACACAGTTTGTACACCTATCTGTAACTGACGATGTAAACGGTACTATAGACTACGGTCTTTACACACACGTAGAAGCTTTAAGAGAAGAGTATTTAATCAACCGTGGATGGAATAAAGACGACAACCTTTATAATGCAAACAACTTTTTATTTGATGACTGGGCTTTGGAAAATCTCCAGACAGATGAAAACGGCAACCCTTTAAATGAAGCAAATTTCAATACTTTTTTAGAGATCAAAGCGGGTAAAGACCACCATATGGTTTCAGAGATGTTAGCAGCTGTCAACAGTAATCAAAATATTGACACTGTAGTTGCTACCTATTTTGATCGTGACAACTATATAACTTGGATAGCACTTAACCTTGTTCTAGGAAATCAGGATGTCAGTTATCATAACTATTTTCTTTACAATCCTATATACGGTAAAAAATTCTATTTTGTCCCTTGGGATTATGACGGTGCCTGGTCATCAACACAATATTTGGGAAAAGCGGAATACGGTATAGCCGTTTTAATGGAAGTCCCTTTACACAGAAAATTTTTACGTATACAAAAAAACAGAGATGATGTTTATGCTATGGCTGAGAAGCTAAGAACAGACTATATTACAAACACTAGAATGCAAGAACTAATCGATTCTTACGAAAATTCTGTTTTACAGGCTGAGCCAACTATCTCTTCATGGAGAATAAAAGCTGAAGAGTTGATCCCGCAAGTTGATACAAACATTGCACTCTATAAGAGTGTTATAGGCCATCCAATGCCTTTTTATGAAAGAGCTTCATACAGTAATGGAGTTTTTAGTGCAGACTGGGACGTATCAGAAGACTTTGAAGGAGATGCAATAGTTTATGATCTTAATGTCTCAAGTGATTATGATTTCAATACAACTGTTCTTTCAGTTCAGGGTCTAAGCGGACTAAGTTACAGCAATGATACACTTGGACTTACTCCGGGAACATACTATATGAAAGTTATATCTAGAGAAGTGGGTGATTCTACACACTATCAAGAAGCATTTAACAGATTACGCGATCCTGCTGATACTAAAACCATATATGGAACGGTGGCTTTCGATGTACAATAA
- a CDS encoding molybdopterin synthase catalytic subunit: MLELHNGALDVPEILKRWYEDESTSNYGAYIPFVGTVRDESGIDGLSFDVYEPILESWYKAWEAKAAQKGAIIKMAHSRGDVMLHESSYIAAVFSPKRRVALEFIDEFVEDFKASAPIWKYDLIDGKRVYAKDRSTAISGSGLLA, from the coding sequence TTGTTAGAACTGCATAACGGCGCTTTAGATGTTCCCGAGATTTTAAAAAGATGGTACGAGGATGAGTCTACAAGTAATTACGGAGCATACATCCCTTTTGTAGGAACTGTTCGTGATGAAAGCGGAATAGACGGACTTAGTTTTGATGTATATGAACCGATACTTGAGTCTTGGTACAAAGCTTGGGAAGCAAAAGCTGCACAAAAAGGTGCAATCATAAAAATGGCACACTCTCGCGGTGATGTAATGCTGCACGAATCTTCTTACATTGCAGCTGTATTTTCTCCAAAACGTCGTGTAGCTTTAGAGTTTATAGATGAGTTTGTAGAGGATTTTAAAGCTTCTGCACCTATTTGGAAATATGATCTAATCGATGGCAAACGTGTCTATGCAAAAGATAGATCGACTGCTATTAGCGGCAGTGGTCTTTTAGCCTAA